One Streptomyces sp. B21-105 genomic region harbors:
- a CDS encoding RrF2 family transcriptional regulator — translation MRLLRSTDLALRVLMRLAVTGENPEVTPTTREVAAAMEVPYTHAAKVVAGLQHMGLLDARRGRGGGLALTGPGRAASVGAVVRAFEGDGDVVDCEGGATPCPLSSACSLRGALRRAQEAFYRSLDPLTLADLVTEPTGPLLLGIPGRARPA, via the coding sequence ATGCGGCTGTTGCGATCCACCGACCTGGCACTGCGCGTCCTGATGCGGCTCGCGGTCACGGGCGAGAACCCGGAGGTCACTCCCACGACCCGGGAGGTGGCCGCGGCGATGGAGGTCCCCTACACCCACGCGGCGAAGGTCGTCGCCGGGCTCCAGCACATGGGGCTGCTCGACGCCCGGCGAGGCCGGGGCGGCGGCCTCGCCCTCACCGGACCCGGCCGCGCGGCGTCGGTGGGCGCCGTCGTCCGCGCCTTCGAGGGGGACGGCGACGTCGTCGACTGCGAGGGCGGAGCCACCCCCTGCCCCCTGAGTTCGGCCTGCAGCCTGCGAGGCGCTCTGCGCCGGGCCCAGGAGGCGTTCTACCGCTCGCTGGACCCGCTCACCCTCGCGGACCTCGTGACGGAACCGACGGGCCCGCTGCTGCTGGGAATCCCAGGGCGGGCCCGACCCGCCTGA
- a CDS encoding carbohydrate ABC transporter permease, translating to MTVAIDRATGKRRGDREPGPGPAGRLRRGYQKHWYAYAMIAPVAIVLGVLVLYPLAYGLYLTLTDANSLNTARTIGVNHIDATYKFIGLDNYADILWGPTAYDRFWSHFLWTIVWTAACVALHYGIGLGLALLLNQKLRGRTLYRLILVLPWAVPTFVTVFGWRFMLADGGIINSALDFLHLPTPLWLEDTFWQRFAAITVNTWCGVPFMMISLLGGLQAIDASLYEAAEMDGASAWQRFRYVTLPGLRSVSSTVVLLGVIWTFNQFAVIFLLFGKTAPDAQILVTWAYYLGFGQQPRDFAQSAAYGILLLAILIVFTSFYRRWLNRNEQQLAI from the coding sequence ATGACAGTCGCCATCGACCGCGCGACCGGCAAGCGCCGCGGTGACCGTGAGCCGGGGCCCGGGCCGGCCGGCCGCCTCAGGCGCGGCTACCAGAAGCACTGGTACGCGTACGCGATGATCGCCCCGGTGGCGATCGTCCTCGGCGTCCTCGTGCTGTACCCCCTGGCGTACGGCCTCTACCTGACGCTGACCGACGCCAACAGCCTCAACACGGCCCGCACCATCGGCGTCAACCACATCGACGCCACCTACAAGTTCATCGGCCTCGACAACTACGCCGACATCCTGTGGGGCCCGACGGCCTACGACCGCTTCTGGTCGCACTTCCTCTGGACGATCGTGTGGACGGCGGCCTGTGTCGCCCTGCACTACGGCATCGGACTCGGCCTCGCGCTCCTGCTCAACCAGAAACTGCGCGGGCGCACCCTGTACCGGCTGATCCTGGTGCTGCCGTGGGCGGTGCCCACCTTCGTCACCGTGTTCGGCTGGCGGTTCATGCTCGCCGACGGCGGCATCATCAACTCCGCGCTCGACTTCCTGCACCTGCCGACGCCGCTGTGGCTCGAGGACACCTTCTGGCAGCGGTTCGCCGCGATCACGGTGAACACCTGGTGCGGTGTGCCGTTCATGATGATCTCGCTGCTCGGCGGCCTGCAGGCGATCGACGCCTCGCTCTACGAGGCCGCCGAGATGGACGGCGCGAGCGCCTGGCAGCGCTTCCGGTACGTCACCCTGCCGGGACTGAGATCGGTCAGCTCCACCGTCGTCCTGCTGGGCGTCATCTGGACGTTCAACCAGTTCGCCGTGATCTTCCTGCTGTTCGGCAAGACCGCCCCCGACGCGCAGATCCTCGTCACCTGGGCCTACTACCTCGGCTTCGGGCAGCAGCCGCGTGACTTCGCCCAGTCGGCCGCGTACGGCATCCTGCTGCTGGCCATCCTGATCGTCTTCACCTCGTTCTACCGCCGCTGGCTGAACCGCAACGAGCAGCAGCTCGCGATCTGA
- a CDS encoding VOC family protein, whose product MDMTLEVILLPVSDVDRAKEFYRDKVGFHVDLDGEVMEGVRIVQLTPPGSGCSIALVDGLQVPTGTPQPGTYHGMQLCVTDAKAAYEELTARGLDVTEPQQFAPQDGATFMYFKDPDGNGWAIQEYRRRETEPLHQVLAKLAAR is encoded by the coding sequence ATGGACATGACCCTCGAAGTGATCCTGCTGCCGGTGTCGGACGTGGACCGGGCCAAGGAGTTCTACCGCGACAAGGTGGGCTTCCACGTCGATCTCGACGGCGAGGTGATGGAGGGCGTGCGGATCGTGCAGCTCACCCCGCCCGGCTCCGGCTGTTCGATCGCGCTGGTGGACGGCCTCCAGGTCCCGACGGGCACCCCGCAGCCGGGCACGTACCACGGCATGCAGCTGTGCGTGACAGACGCGAAGGCGGCGTACGAGGAGCTGACCGCCCGGGGCTTGGACGTCACCGAGCCGCAGCAGTTCGCCCCGCAGGACGGCGCCACTTTCATGTACTTCAAGGACCCCGACGGCAACGGCTGGGCGATCCAGGAATACCGCCGCCGTGAGACGGAGCCGCTGCACCAGGTGCTGGCGAAACTGGCCGCGCGGTAG
- a CDS encoding bifunctional [glutamine synthetase] adenylyltransferase/[glutamine synthetase]-adenylyl-L-tyrosine phosphorylase, giving the protein MMAPGRRSSTFTRLLRHGFTDPSAAERLLDGPELSPVRNDPFLLEALAATADPDLALHGLVGLVEAQSGPAARRELLDTLIAAKPLRDRLLGVLGASAALADHLARHPRDWEALVTYEPRDLHPGVEEFERGLADAGDPVSLRVSYRRCLLSIAARDVCGTTDVAETAAELADLATATLRAALGLARAAAPDDAALCRLAVIAMGKCGGHELNYVSDVDVIFVGEAVDGADEAKALRAATKLASHMMRICSETTVEGSIWPVDANLRPEGRNGPLVRSLSSHLAYYQRWAKTWEFQALLKARPVAGDLELGADYVAALEPMVWKAAERENFVVDVQNMRRRVVENIPVAEVERELKLGPGGLRDVEFAVQLLQLVHGRADGSLRSGTTLDALQALATGGYVGRADAVQLDAAYRFLRSMEHRIQLYRLRRTHLVPEDETDLRRLGRSLGLRADPVAELGREWKRHASVVRRLHEKLFYRPLLDAVAQLAPGETRLSAEAARERLVALGYADPAAALRHLEALASGVTRKAAIQRTLLPVLLGWFADSADPDAGLLNFRKVSDALGKTPWYLRLLRDEGAAAENLARVLSAGRLAPDLLMRAPEAVALLGDGDGGGLEPRGRALLEQEILAAVRRADGAVQAVAAARGVRRRELFRTAAADIVGSYGTEAQPVEADQGALVDLVGGAVSDLTAATLSGTLRAVVREGWGDTLPTRFAVIGMGRFGGHELGYGSDADVLFVHEPRDGVDEREAGQAANKVVSEMRRLLQIPSADPPLLVDADLRPEGKSGPLVRTLKSYAAYYRRWSLVWESQALLRAEVVAGHEELGRRFLELADPLRYPAGGLTEEAVREIRRLKARMESERLPRGADPKLHTKLGPGGLSDVEWTVQLIQMRHGATHPGLRTTRTRAALTAARDAGLIPQDEAATLDEAWVLATRVRNAVMLVRGRAGDTFPSDPRELVAVGRYLGYGPGRVGDMLDDYRRTARRARAVVDELFYAG; this is encoded by the coding sequence ATGATGGCGCCGGGGCGCAGAAGCAGCACCTTCACTCGGCTGTTGCGGCACGGCTTCACCGACCCCTCCGCCGCCGAGCGGCTGCTGGACGGGCCCGAGCTGTCCCCGGTGCGCAACGACCCCTTTCTGCTGGAGGCGCTGGCCGCAACGGCAGACCCCGACCTCGCGCTGCACGGTCTCGTCGGGCTGGTGGAGGCCCAGTCCGGGCCCGCCGCCAGACGCGAACTGCTCGACACCCTGATCGCCGCCAAACCCCTGCGGGACCGGCTGCTGGGGGTGCTGGGGGCGTCCGCCGCCCTCGCCGACCACCTGGCCCGGCACCCGCGGGACTGGGAGGCGCTGGTCACCTACGAGCCCCGGGACCTGCACCCCGGCGTGGAGGAGTTCGAGCGCGGACTCGCCGACGCCGGCGACCCGGTGTCGCTGCGCGTCTCCTACCGGCGCTGCCTGCTGTCCATCGCGGCCCGCGACGTGTGCGGGACGACCGACGTCGCCGAGACGGCCGCCGAGCTCGCCGACCTCGCCACCGCCACCCTGCGGGCCGCCCTCGGCCTGGCCCGCGCCGCCGCCCCCGACGACGCCGCGCTGTGCCGGCTCGCCGTGATCGCGATGGGCAAGTGCGGCGGACACGAGCTGAACTATGTGTCCGACGTGGACGTCATCTTCGTGGGCGAGGCCGTCGACGGCGCCGACGAGGCCAAGGCGCTGCGGGCCGCCACGAAACTCGCCTCGCACATGATGCGGATCTGCTCCGAGACCACCGTGGAAGGGTCCATCTGGCCCGTCGACGCCAACCTGCGGCCCGAGGGGCGCAACGGCCCGCTGGTGCGCAGCCTCAGCAGCCATCTCGCCTACTACCAGCGGTGGGCCAAGACCTGGGAGTTCCAGGCCCTGCTGAAGGCGCGGCCGGTCGCCGGGGACCTGGAGCTCGGCGCCGACTACGTCGCCGCCCTCGAGCCGATGGTGTGGAAGGCCGCCGAGCGGGAGAACTTCGTCGTCGACGTGCAGAACATGCGGCGCAGGGTCGTCGAGAACATCCCGGTCGCCGAGGTCGAGCGCGAACTCAAACTCGGGCCCGGCGGACTGCGGGACGTCGAGTTCGCCGTCCAGCTGCTGCAACTGGTGCACGGGCGCGCCGACGGCTCGCTGCGCAGCGGCACCACGCTCGACGCCCTGCAGGCGCTCGCCACCGGCGGCTACGTCGGACGCGCCGACGCGGTGCAGCTCGACGCCGCCTACCGCTTCCTGCGCTCCATGGAGCACCGCATCCAGCTCTACCGGCTGCGGCGCACCCATCTCGTCCCCGAGGACGAGACCGACCTGCGCCGGCTCGGCCGCTCCCTCGGCCTGCGCGCCGACCCGGTCGCCGAACTCGGCCGGGAGTGGAAGCGGCACGCGTCCGTCGTACGGCGGCTGCACGAGAAGCTGTTCTACCGGCCTCTGCTCGACGCGGTGGCCCAACTCGCCCCGGGCGAGACCCGGTTGAGCGCGGAGGCGGCCCGCGAACGGCTCGTCGCCCTCGGTTACGCCGATCCGGCCGCCGCGCTGCGCCACCTGGAGGCGCTGGCCTCCGGCGTCACCCGCAAGGCCGCCATCCAACGCACCCTGCTGCCCGTCCTGTTGGGGTGGTTCGCCGACTCCGCCGACCCGGACGCCGGGCTGCTCAACTTCCGCAAGGTGTCCGACGCCCTGGGCAAGACCCCTTGGTACCTGCGGCTGTTGAGGGACGAGGGGGCCGCCGCGGAGAACCTGGCCCGCGTGCTGTCCGCCGGGCGGCTCGCCCCCGACCTGCTGATGCGCGCACCGGAGGCGGTGGCGCTGCTCGGCGACGGCGACGGAGGCGGTCTCGAGCCGCGCGGGCGCGCCCTGCTGGAGCAGGAGATCCTCGCCGCGGTGCGGCGGGCCGACGGGGCCGTGCAGGCGGTCGCCGCCGCGCGCGGGGTCCGCAGGCGCGAGCTGTTCCGCACCGCCGCCGCGGACATCGTCGGCTCCTACGGCACCGAGGCGCAGCCCGTCGAGGCCGATCAGGGCGCTCTGGTGGACCTGGTCGGCGGCGCCGTGTCCGACCTCACCGCCGCCACCCTGTCCGGCACCCTGCGCGCCGTCGTCCGCGAGGGCTGGGGCGACACGCTCCCCACCCGCTTCGCCGTCATCGGCATGGGGCGCTTCGGCGGCCATGAACTGGGCTACGGCTCCGACGCGGACGTCCTCTTCGTCCACGAGCCCCGGGACGGCGTCGACGAGCGGGAGGCCGGACAGGCCGCCAACAAGGTCGTCTCCGAGATGCGCCGGCTGCTGCAGATCCCCAGCGCCGACCCGCCGCTGCTCGTCGACGCTGACCTGCGCCCGGAGGGCAAGTCCGGGCCGCTCGTGCGCACGTTGAAGTCATACGCGGCCTACTATCGGCGGTGGTCGCTGGTGTGGGAGTCACAGGCGTTGCTGCGCGCCGAAGTCGTCGCTGGGCACGAGGAGTTGGGGCGCAGGTTCCTCGAACTCGCCGACCCGCTGCGGTATCCGGCGGGCGGGCTCACCGAGGAGGCCGTACGGGAGATCCGGCGGCTGAAGGCCCGGATGGAGTCGGAGCGGCTGCCCCGGGGCGCCGATCCCAAGCTGCACACCAAGCTCGGCCCGGGCGGCCTGTCCGACGTCGAGTGGACCGTGCAGCTGATCCAGATGCGGCACGGCGCGACGCACCCGGGGCTGCGGACCACCCGCACCCGGGCGGCGCTCACCGCCGCACGCGACGCCGGCCTCATCCCGCAGGACGAAGCGGCGACGCTGGACGAGGCGTGGGTGCTGGCCACGCGGGTGCGCAACGCGGTGATGCTGGTGCGGGGCCGGGCCGGCGACACCTTCCCCTCCGACCCGCGCGAACTGGTCGCGGTGGGCCGCTACCTCGGCTACGGCCCCGGACGTGTCGGTGACATGCTCGACGACTACCGGCGCACCGCCCGCCGGGCCCGGGCCGTCGTGGACGAACTGTTCTACGCGGGCTAG
- a CDS encoding DUF3105 domain-containing protein, producing MGSANTTGSAARKARIEQMRRAEQARERRGRVLVIGGSVIAVVALVAGGVFVVKSQSGDDASTAADSKASGNFVTGADGVKTWKGKLGRTHVAKTVKYPTEPPVGGDHNQVWMNCDGDVYTKALNNMNAVHSLEHGAVWVTYNSKASKADVDALAAKVKKTPYTLMSPDDAQADPIMLTAWGHQRTVTGASDPNVDTFLAKFVQGEQTPEPGAACTGGLPQ from the coding sequence ATGGGTTCCGCCAACACCACCGGCAGTGCGGCGCGCAAGGCGCGCATAGAGCAGATGCGGCGGGCCGAACAGGCTCGTGAGCGGCGAGGCCGCGTCCTCGTGATCGGGGGCAGCGTCATCGCCGTCGTCGCACTCGTCGCCGGCGGCGTGTTCGTCGTGAAGTCGCAGTCCGGTGACGACGCCTCCACCGCCGCCGACTCCAAGGCCTCCGGGAACTTCGTCACCGGCGCGGACGGGGTGAAGACGTGGAAGGGGAAGCTGGGGCGCACGCATGTCGCCAAGACGGTGAAGTACCCGACCGAGCCGCCCGTCGGCGGCGACCACAACCAGGTCTGGATGAACTGCGACGGCGACGTCTACACGAAGGCGCTGAACAACATGAACGCCGTGCACTCGCTCGAGCACGGCGCGGTCTGGGTGACGTACAACAGCAAGGCGAGCAAGGCCGACGTCGACGCCCTCGCCGCCAAGGTCAAGAAGACGCCCTACACCCTGATGAGCCCGGACGACGCCCAGGCCGACCCGATCATGCTCACCGCGTGGGGCCACCAGCGCACGGTGACGGGTGCGAGCGACCCGAACGTGGACACGTTCCTCGCCAAGTTCGTGCAGGGCGAGCAGACGCCCGAACCGGGCGCGGCGTGCACGGGCGGTCTGCCGCAGTGA
- a CDS encoding phosphatase PAP2 family protein: MGESTVTPLEGRDQALPQAVTAGTRRRLARLRSPRRPRLWFEILLVAVSYWVYSLVRNAVPEQRSEALRNTDWIWRAEHMFGMAVEESVNHAVNSVTWLIVSMNYYYATLHFIVTLVVLVWLYRSHPGRYAAARLVLFATTAVALVGYYLYPLAPPRLMPRGGFIDTVMVHQTWGSMASGDLKHMSNQYAAMPSMHIGWSLWCGVTVFALARLPWVRVLGLLYPMATLVVIVATANHFWLDAVGGLLCLVFGFTVSRLWYGALPYALPRTVPDTRRDDEADEAARRRRRRRSHKAPAGSSPLGTPDDSVAVPTPGGPDGVRRPGGSPDGRAAIRTDGRTGG, from the coding sequence ATGGGTGAATCGACTGTGACGCCGCTGGAAGGCCGCGACCAGGCCCTTCCGCAGGCCGTCACGGCCGGGACCCGGCGCCGCCTCGCACGCCTCCGCAGCCCCCGCCGGCCGCGCCTCTGGTTCGAGATCCTTCTCGTCGCCGTGAGTTACTGGGTGTACTCCCTCGTGCGCAACGCGGTCCCGGAACAGCGTTCCGAAGCGTTGCGCAACACCGACTGGATCTGGCGGGCCGAGCACATGTTCGGCATGGCCGTGGAGGAGTCGGTCAACCACGCGGTGAACTCGGTGACCTGGCTCATCGTGAGCATGAACTACTACTACGCGACGCTGCACTTCATCGTCACGCTGGTCGTCCTGGTGTGGCTCTACCGCAGTCACCCGGGCCGCTACGCGGCGGCCCGCCTCGTTCTGTTCGCGACCACGGCGGTGGCCCTGGTCGGCTACTACCTGTACCCGCTGGCGCCCCCACGCCTGATGCCTCGCGGCGGGTTCATCGACACGGTGATGGTCCACCAGACGTGGGGCTCGATGGCGTCCGGCGACCTCAAACACATGTCGAACCAGTACGCGGCCATGCCGTCCATGCACATCGGCTGGTCCCTGTGGTGCGGCGTGACCGTGTTCGCCCTGGCCCGGCTCCCCTGGGTGCGCGTCCTCGGCCTGCTCTACCCGATGGCGACCCTGGTGGTCATCGTCGCCACCGCCAACCACTTCTGGCTGGACGCCGTCGGCGGCCTCCTCTGCCTCGTCTTCGGCTTCACCGTGTCCCGCCTCTGGTACGGCGCCCTGCCGTACGCCCTGCCGAGAACCGTCCCGGACACACGGCGGGACGACGAAGCCGACGAAGCCGCGCGACGACGCCGCCGCCGGCGCAGCCACAAGGCCCCGGCAGGCTCCAGCCCCCTAGGAACCCCGGACGACTCCGTCGCCGTCCCGACGCCGGGCGGGCCGGACGGTGTACGAAGACCGGGCGGGTCTCCGGACGGGCGGGCAGCGATCCGCACGGACGGCCGCACCGGCGGCTGA
- a CDS encoding extracellular solute-binding protein gives MRRGIAATALVASLALAATACGGDDSGSDDSSGPVTITWWDTSNATNEAPTYQALVKQFEAANKDVKVKYVNVPFDQAQNKFDTAAGASGAPDILRSEVGWTPAFAKKGYFLPLDGTDALKDQSKFKSNLLEQAKYEGKTYGVPLVTDTLALVYNKELFAKAGITAAPKSWDELKTAAATVKAKTGVDGYWGSTQAYYAQSFLYGEGTDTVDADAKKITVNSAAAKKAYGTWLGLFDGKGLHKADTTADAYAHIQDAFVNGKVAAIIQGPWEITNFYKGSAFKDKANLGIATVPAGSTGKAGAPTGGHNLSVYAGSDKAHQAAALKFVNFMTSAASQATIAQKNSTLPTRDDAYTAAVKADPGIAGYQTVLAAAQPRPALPEYSSLWGPLDTELPKIAGGKETLDKGLGNAELAIAKLVPDFSK, from the coding sequence ATGCGGCGTGGCATAGCGGCCACCGCGCTGGTGGCGTCCCTCGCCCTCGCGGCGACGGCCTGCGGCGGAGACGACAGCGGCAGCGACGACTCGTCCGGGCCGGTCACCATCACCTGGTGGGACACCTCCAACGCCACCAATGAGGCGCCGACGTACCAGGCCCTGGTCAAGCAGTTCGAGGCGGCCAACAAGGACGTCAAGGTCAAGTACGTCAACGTGCCCTTCGACCAGGCGCAGAACAAGTTCGACACGGCCGCCGGCGCGTCCGGCGCCCCGGACATCCTGCGCTCCGAGGTCGGCTGGACCCCCGCCTTCGCCAAGAAGGGCTACTTCCTGCCGCTGGACGGCACGGACGCCCTCAAGGACCAGTCGAAGTTCAAGTCCAACCTGCTCGAGCAGGCCAAGTACGAGGGCAAGACGTACGGCGTCCCGCTGGTCACGGACACGCTCGCGTTGGTCTACAACAAGGAGCTCTTCGCGAAGGCCGGCATCACCGCGGCCCCCAAGAGCTGGGACGAGCTGAAGACGGCCGCCGCCACCGTCAAGGCCAAGACCGGCGTCGACGGCTACTGGGGCTCCACCCAGGCCTACTACGCGCAGTCGTTCCTCTACGGCGAGGGCACCGACACCGTCGACGCCGACGCCAAGAAGATCACCGTGAACTCGGCGGCCGCGAAGAAGGCGTACGGCACCTGGCTAGGCCTCTTCGACGGCAAGGGCCTGCACAAGGCCGACACCACCGCCGACGCCTACGCCCACATCCAGGACGCGTTCGTCAACGGCAAGGTCGCCGCGATCATCCAGGGCCCCTGGGAGATCACGAACTTCTACAAGGGCAGCGCCTTCAAGGACAAGGCCAACCTCGGCATCGCCACCGTCCCGGCCGGTTCCACCGGCAAGGCGGGCGCCCCGACCGGCGGCCACAACCTCTCGGTCTACGCCGGCTCCGACAAGGCCCACCAGGCCGCGGCGCTGAAGTTCGTCAACTTCATGACGTCCGCCGCGTCCCAGGCGACCATCGCGCAGAAGAACTCCACGCTGCCCACCCGCGACGACGCCTACACCGCCGCCGTCAAGGCCGACCCGGGCATCGCCGGCTACCAGACGGTGCTGGCCGCCGCCCAGCCGCGCCCGGCGCTGCCGGAGTACAGCTCGCTGTGGGGTCCTCTGGACACCGAACTGCCCAAGATCGCGGGTGGCAAGGAGACCCTCGACAAGGGACTGGGCAACGCTGAGCTCGCCATCGCCAAGCTGGTGCCCGACTTCAGCAAGTGA
- a CDS encoding glutamine synthetase family protein: MDKQQEFVLRTLEERDIRFVRLWFTDVLGFLKSVAVAPAELEQAFDEGIGFDGSAIEGFARVYESDMIAKPDPSTFQVLPWRAEAPGTARMFCDILMPDGSPSFADPRYVLKRALARASDLGFTFYTHPEIEFFLLKDKPTDGSRPTPADNSGYFDHTPHNIGMDFRRQAITMLESMGISVEFSHHEGAPGQQEIDLRYADALSTADNIMTFRLVMKQVALEQGVQATFMPKPFSEHPGSGMHTHLSLFEGDRNAFYESGAEYQLSKVGRSFIAGLLKHAAETAAVTNQWVNSYKRIWGGSERTAGAGGEAPSYICWGHNNRSALVRVPMYKPGKTGSARIEVRSLDTGANPYLAYAMLLAAGLKGVEEGYELPPGAEDDVWALSDAERRAMGIEPLPQNLGEALTLMDRSDLVAETLGEHVFDFFLRNKRQEWEEYRSEVTAFELRKNLPVL, encoded by the coding sequence ATGGACAAGCAGCAGGAGTTCGTGCTCCGGACGTTGGAGGAGCGCGACATCCGGTTCGTACGGCTGTGGTTCACGGACGTCCTGGGCTTCCTCAAGTCCGTCGCCGTGGCCCCCGCCGAGCTCGAGCAGGCCTTCGACGAGGGCATCGGCTTCGACGGCTCCGCGATCGAGGGCTTCGCCCGGGTCTACGAGTCCGACATGATCGCCAAGCCGGACCCGTCCACCTTCCAGGTCCTGCCCTGGCGCGCGGAGGCCCCCGGCACCGCCCGCATGTTCTGCGACATCCTCATGCCGGACGGCTCCCCGTCCTTCGCCGACCCGCGCTACGTCCTCAAGCGGGCCCTCGCCCGCGCCTCCGACCTGGGCTTCACCTTCTACACCCACCCGGAGATCGAGTTCTTCCTGCTGAAGGACAAGCCGACCGACGGCTCCCGGCCCACCCCGGCCGACAACTCCGGCTACTTCGACCACACCCCGCACAACATCGGCATGGACTTCCGCCGCCAGGCGATCACCATGCTCGAGTCGATGGGCATCTCGGTCGAGTTCTCCCACCACGAGGGCGCCCCCGGCCAGCAGGAGATCGACCTGCGCTACGCCGACGCGCTCTCCACGGCCGACAACATCATGACGTTCCGCCTGGTGATGAAGCAGGTCGCGCTGGAGCAGGGCGTCCAGGCCACCTTCATGCCCAAGCCGTTCAGCGAGCACCCCGGCTCCGGCATGCACACCCACCTCTCCCTCTTCGAGGGCGACCGCAACGCGTTCTACGAGTCCGGCGCGGAGTACCAGCTGTCCAAGGTCGGCCGGTCCTTCATCGCGGGCCTGCTGAAGCACGCCGCCGAGACCGCCGCCGTCACCAACCAGTGGGTCAACTCCTACAAGCGCATCTGGGGCGGCTCCGAGCGCACCGCCGGCGCGGGCGGCGAGGCGCCGTCCTACATCTGCTGGGGGCACAACAACCGCTCCGCCCTGGTGCGGGTGCCGATGTACAAGCCCGGCAAGACCGGCTCCGCGCGCATCGAGGTCCGCTCCCTCGACACCGGCGCCAACCCGTACCTGGCCTACGCCATGCTGCTCGCCGCGGGCCTCAAGGGCGTCGAGGAGGGTTACGAGCTCCCGCCGGGCGCCGAGGACGACGTCTGGGCGCTGTCGGACGCCGAGCGTCGCGCCATGGGCATCGAGCCGCTCCCGCAGAACCTCGGCGAGGCCCTGACCCTGATGGACCGCAGCGACCTCGTCGCCGAAACCCTGGGCGAGCACGTCTTCGACTTCTTCCTGCGCAACAAGCGCCAGGAGTGGGAGGAGTACCGCTCCGAGGTCACCGCCTTCGAGCTGCGCAAGAACCTGCCGGTGCTGTAA
- a CDS encoding LacI family DNA-binding transcriptional regulator — translation MTTRLADIAAQAGVSEATVSRVLNGKPGVAATTRQSVLAALDVLGYERPVRLRQRSAGLVGLITPELENPIFPALAQVIGQALTRQGYTPVLATQTPGGSTEDELTEMLVDRGVAGIIYVSGLHADTTADMQRYEQLRAQGVPFVLVDGFSPKVQAPFISPDDRAAMTLAVTHLVSLGHTRVGLALGPKRFVPVQRKIEGFVRAMQEQLALSPDTIETELVQHSLYTLEGGQAATNALIDRGCTAIVCASDMMALGAIRAARQRGLAVPRDVSVVGFDDSPLIAFTDPPLTTVRKPVPAMGQAAVRTLLEEIGGTPAPHSEFVFMPELVVRGSTASAPGDRARL, via the coding sequence GTGACCACACGGCTTGCCGACATCGCTGCGCAGGCGGGGGTGAGCGAAGCGACCGTCAGCCGCGTTCTCAACGGCAAGCCCGGTGTCGCCGCCACCACCCGCCAGTCCGTGCTCGCCGCGCTGGACGTCCTGGGCTACGAGCGCCCGGTCCGGTTGCGCCAGCGCAGCGCGGGGCTCGTCGGCCTGATCACGCCGGAGCTCGAGAACCCCATATTCCCGGCCCTGGCCCAGGTCATCGGACAGGCGCTGACCCGCCAGGGCTACACCCCCGTTCTCGCCACCCAGACCCCTGGCGGCTCCACGGAGGACGAGCTGACCGAGATGCTGGTCGACCGCGGCGTCGCCGGCATCATCTACGTCTCCGGACTGCACGCGGACACCACGGCCGACATGCAGCGCTACGAGCAGCTGCGCGCGCAGGGCGTGCCCTTCGTCCTGGTCGACGGCTTCTCCCCGAAGGTCCAGGCCCCGTTCATCTCGCCCGACGACCGGGCGGCGATGACCCTGGCGGTGACCCATCTCGTCTCCCTCGGGCACACCCGGGTGGGGCTGGCCCTCGGCCCCAAGCGCTTCGTGCCGGTCCAGCGCAAGATCGAGGGGTTCGTGCGCGCCATGCAGGAGCAGCTGGCGCTGAGCCCGGACACCATCGAGACCGAGCTGGTCCAGCACTCCCTGTACACCCTGGAGGGTGGCCAGGCAGCGACCAACGCCCTGATCGACCGGGGTTGCACGGCGATCGTCTGCGCCAGCGACATGATGGCGCTGGGCGCGATACGGGCGGCCAGGCAGCGCGGTCTCGCGGTCCCCCGGGACGTCTCGGTGGTCGGCTTCGACGACTCCCCGCTGATCGCCTTCACCGACCCGCCCCTGACGACCGTGCGCAAGCCGGTCCCGGCGATGGGCCAGGCCGCCGTCCGCACACTCCTGGAAGAGATCGGCGGGACGCCTGCGCCGCACAGCGAGTTCGTGTTCATGCCGGAGCTGGTGGTGCGGGGCTCCACCGCCTCGGCACCCGGGGACCGCGCCCGTCTGTAG